A single genomic interval of Lucilia cuprina isolate Lc7/37 chromosome 2, ASM2204524v1, whole genome shotgun sequence harbors:
- the LOC124420142 gene encoding ABC transporter G family member 23-like: protein MAAAVEVRNGYKYYGSKSKPKIILNYLNMNVQRGSIYGLLGASGCGKTTLLSCIVGQREFNSGDVRVLGLKPGAPGSGIPGSRIGYMPQEIALVEEMTVKETVYYFGRIYGMRDDKIREKFKILRDLLQLPPAKQLVKKCSGGQQRRVSFACAMIHDPELLILDEPTVGLDPMLREK, encoded by the exons aTGGCGGCAGCAGTAGAAGTACGAAATGGTTATAAATATTATGGCAGCAAATCGAAACCAAAAATTATACTCAACTATCTGAATATGAATGTACAACGAGGATCCAT ATATGGCTTATTGGGTGCCTCAGGCTGTGGTAAGACTACTTTGCTTTCCTGCATAGTGGGTCAAAGAGAATTCAATAGTGGTGATGTTAGAGTATTGGGTTTAAAACCCGGTGCTCCCGGTAGTGGTATACCCGGTTCTCGTATTGGCTATATGCCTCAG gAAATTGCTTTGGTAGAGGAAATGACCGTCAAGGAGACAGTTTATTATTTTGGTCGTATTTATGGCATGAGAGATGATAAGATacgtgaaaaatttaaaattttacgtgATCTTTTGCAACTGCCACCCGCAAAGCAATTGGTTAAGAAATGTAGTGGTGGTCAACAGAGACGTGTATCGTTCGCTTGTGCCATGATACATGATCCAGAATTGTTGATATTGGATGAGCCCACTGTGGGCTTGGATCCAATGTTGAGAGAGAAGTga
- the LOC111684688 gene encoding ABC transporter G family member 20 → MAVIITTHYIEEAKQANCIGLMRKGVLLAEDTPENIMIRFEVNSIEDAFLILSQKQGDNDVIEASLAQLPSNQQHASNAICNGVEVIDASTITQSTEKANLETNIEKPPIENVVQSEENDNLKKCFFTTKGRIKALMTKNFVQLFRQPSGIIFMLMFPLIQLSCFYMAIGKTPNNMRIGIVSNEITKWDTCYDPDLITVSIHNETCNFSSISCRFVTSLEDTDHIKKVFYDNVEDAHRDSKATDILGYIFFPRNFSTSMQSLMEDGRYADDAAVNSAELAVHIDMTDRQIAYFVERKLREHYHSFIKEILTDCNLPQSLATIPVNMQEPIYGSEEMEFQQYVAPGVVMTMVFFLATLMTAAVFIEERMDGVWDRTLVAGVSAMQMLWAHLLTQFIIMVIQSFEVIMYIGIVFNTYNKGDTATLIFLLTLTSFCGMLFGLLISVYCKSHTEANFVATGAFYPMIILCGLLWPLEGMPKFLQDIVVYFPFTLPSISARNILEKGWSITNVHVYNGFLVMSAWIVIFFTLCMIGLKRKS, encoded by the exons ATGGCTGTGATTATAACGACACATTATATAGAAGAAGCTAAACAAGCCAATtgt ATTGGTTTAATGCGTAAAGGTGTTTTGCTGGCTGAAGATACACCAGAAAATATTATGATTAGATTTGAAGTAAATTCCATAGAAGATGCTTTTCTTATATTGAGTCAAAAACAAGGTGATAATGATGTTATTGAGGCCTCATTGGCACAACTACCCTCGAATCAACAACATGCCTCGAATGCTATATGCAATGGTGTGGAAGTTATAGATGCTTCGACTATAACACAATCAACTGAAAAGGCAAATTTAGAAACGAATATCGAGAAACCACCGATAGAGAACGTAGTACAGTCCGAGGAGAATGATAATCTAAAGAAATGTTTCTTTACTACAAAAGGCAGAATAAAAGCGTTAATGACCAAAAATTTTGTGCAATTATTTAGACAACCGAg TGGCATTATTTTCATGTTAATGTTTCCTTTAATACAATTATCCTGTTTTTATATGGCCATTGGTAAAACTCCAAATAATATGAGAATAGGTATTGTTAGTAATGAAATAACTAAATGGGACACTTGCTATGATCCAGATTTGATAACCGTATCGATACATAATGAAACATGTAATTTTAGTTCGATATCATGTCGTTTTGTAACGAGTCTAGAAGATACTGATCATATAAAAaag gtTTTCTATGATAATGTAGAAGATGCTCATCGTGATTCTAAAGCCACCGATATTTTGGGTTATATATTCTTTCCAAGAAATTTCTCTACCTCTATGCAATCATTGATGGAAGATGGTCGTTATGCTGATGATGCTGCTGTTAATAGTGCAGAGCTGGCTGTACATATTGATATGACGG ACCGTCAAATTGCATACTTCGTGGAAAGGAAGTTGCGTGAACACTATCACAGTTTTATTAAGGAAATTCTAACAGATTGTAATTTACCCCAATCATTGGCCACCATACCGGTAAATATGCAAGAACCAATTTATGGTTCTGAAGAAATGGAATTTCAACAATATGTAGCACCGGGAGTAGTAATGAC aaTGGTGTTCTTTTTGGCCACCTTAATGACGGCTGCCGTTTTCATTGAAGAACGTATGGATGGTGTATGGGATCGTACTTTAGTAGCCGGTGTTTCGGCCATGCAAATGTTATGGGCTCATCTTTTGACACAATTTATTATCATGGTTATACAAAGTTTCGAAGTGATTATGTATATTGGCATAGTATTTAACACTTATAATAAGGGCGATACAGCTACATTAATATTTCTACTGACATTGACCTCATTTTGTGGCATGTTATTTG gTTTACTCATCTCGGTGTATTGTAAATCTCATACGGAAGCAAATTTTGTAGCCACAGGTGCCTTTTATCCCATGATTATTTTATGCG GTCTTTTGTGGCCTTTGGAGGGTATGCCGAAATTTTTACAAGATATTGTGGTATATTTTCCCTTTACCTTGCCTTCAATATCGGCTcgtaatattttagaaaagggCTGGAGCATTACCAATGTTCATGTGTATAATGGTTTCCTAGTTATGTCCGCCTGGATTGTTATATTCTTTACATTATGTATGATCGGTCTCAAAagaaaatcatag